The Rhizobium etli 8C-3 genome has a segment encoding these proteins:
- a CDS encoding xanthine dehydrogenase family protein molybdopterin-binding subunit, whose amino-acid sequence MDILTGHRMSRRCLLAGTGSLIVSFSTIGALAQGMPAAAPEKPKLPGSLDDDGYLDSWIRIDADGTITVFTGKVELGQGIRTALIQVAAEELEVDPADIALVTADTGRTPDEGFTAGSQSMQNSGTAIRNAAAQVRELLITEAARRFSLPPDQLRAKKKSVFGPQGSSATYGELVSGQFLHVQAQPQSKLKQPDGLSIIGRDVQRIDIPGKVTGAAAYVQDLRLEGMVHARVIRPPSYGATLKDIDATAAAAMPGVISVIRDGSFLAVVAEKEWQAVKAMRAVEKAARWDEPATLPEQADLAAALVALEKDVGTVAESGNPSFPNGPIYEATFTRPYQMHASIGPSCALAHLKADGSLDIWSHTQGVFPDRSAIAQMLAMPEEKVRVIHMEGSGCYGHNGADDAAADAALIAMKIPGRPVRVQWMREQEHMWEPYGPGMVCKVRASLDANGRIDNWTYDVWSNTHSTRPGSSGSLIAGRAKEQPTPLEVPKLSISPNGSGDRNADPVYAIPNRRVLWHFLPDMPLRVSALRGLGAYANVFSIESTMDELAIAAKADPVEFRLRHLEDHRASDVVKLAAEKFGWGRSEVPSGHGRGFAFARYKNRAAYLAVALEAKVERETGRVQVLRAVGAIDAGQAVNPDGIRNQTEGGILQSISWTLYEAVTFDRTRITSTDWSSYPILRFGSVPESVEVHVLDRPGQPFLGTGEAAQGPTCAALANAIRNATGKRLVDLPLSRNKVKEATGLG is encoded by the coding sequence ATGGATATTCTCACCGGACATCGAATGAGCCGGCGCTGCCTGCTTGCGGGCACCGGCTCTCTCATCGTCAGCTTCTCCACCATCGGTGCGCTGGCGCAAGGGATGCCGGCTGCGGCGCCTGAAAAGCCGAAATTGCCGGGCAGCCTGGATGACGACGGCTATCTCGATAGCTGGATAAGAATAGATGCTGACGGCACGATCACCGTGTTCACCGGCAAGGTGGAACTTGGACAGGGGATCCGCACGGCCCTCATCCAGGTTGCCGCAGAGGAGCTGGAAGTCGATCCCGCAGACATTGCACTCGTGACCGCTGACACCGGGCGTACACCCGACGAAGGGTTTACGGCAGGCAGCCAGTCGATGCAGAACAGCGGTACTGCGATCCGCAACGCAGCCGCGCAGGTTCGCGAGCTGCTGATCACCGAGGCAGCGCGCCGTTTTAGCCTGCCGCCAGACCAGCTCAGGGCGAAAAAGAAAAGCGTCTTCGGGCCGCAAGGCAGCTCGGCGACCTATGGCGAGCTGGTATCGGGCCAGTTCCTGCACGTCCAAGCCCAGCCGCAATCGAAACTGAAGCAGCCTGATGGACTGAGCATCATCGGCCGTGATGTGCAGCGCATCGACATCCCGGGCAAGGTTACCGGCGCTGCAGCTTATGTCCAGGACTTGCGCCTGGAAGGAATGGTGCACGCTCGCGTGATCCGTCCGCCGAGCTATGGTGCAACATTGAAAGACATCGACGCCACGGCCGCTGCCGCCATGCCCGGCGTCATCTCGGTGATCCGCGACGGCAGTTTCCTTGCCGTGGTGGCGGAGAAAGAATGGCAGGCGGTCAAGGCCATGCGCGCGGTTGAAAAAGCGGCGCGGTGGGACGAGCCTGCAACGCTTCCAGAACAGGCCGATCTGGCCGCCGCTCTCGTCGCTCTGGAAAAGGATGTCGGCACCGTGGCCGAATCCGGCAATCCGAGCTTCCCGAACGGCCCAATCTACGAGGCAACCTTCACGCGCCCCTATCAGATGCACGCTTCGATCGGTCCGTCCTGTGCGCTCGCGCATCTGAAGGCCGACGGCAGCCTTGATATCTGGTCGCACACGCAAGGAGTCTTCCCCGATCGGAGTGCGATTGCCCAAATGCTGGCGATGCCGGAGGAGAAGGTGCGTGTCATCCACATGGAAGGGTCCGGCTGCTACGGGCACAACGGCGCCGACGACGCAGCTGCCGACGCAGCACTCATCGCCATGAAAATTCCCGGCCGTCCCGTGCGTGTCCAGTGGATGCGCGAGCAGGAGCATATGTGGGAACCTTACGGGCCTGGCATGGTATGCAAGGTCCGGGCGTCGCTTGATGCAAACGGCAGGATCGACAACTGGACCTATGATGTGTGGAGCAATACCCACAGCACGCGCCCCGGAAGTTCCGGCTCGCTCATTGCCGGGCGCGCCAAGGAACAGCCGACGCCCCTGGAGGTGCCGAAGCTCAGCATCAGTCCCAATGGCAGCGGCGATCGGAACGCCGACCCTGTCTATGCGATCCCGAACCGCCGGGTGTTGTGGCATTTCCTGCCCGACATGCCGCTCAGGGTTTCGGCGCTACGCGGCCTTGGTGCTTATGCCAATGTATTTTCGATCGAAAGCACCATGGACGAGCTGGCTATTGCCGCCAAGGCCGATCCGGTCGAATTCCGCCTGCGTCATCTGGAAGATCATCGTGCCAGCGATGTCGTGAAGCTTGCTGCGGAGAAATTCGGCTGGGGCAGGAGCGAAGTTCCTTCCGGTCACGGGCGTGGCTTTGCCTTTGCGCGTTACAAGAACCGTGCCGCCTATCTGGCGGTCGCACTGGAAGCCAAGGTCGAGCGCGAAACCGGCCGTGTGCAGGTGCTGCGTGCCGTCGGTGCTATCGATGCCGGTCAGGCCGTCAATCCTGACGGCATCCGCAACCAGACGGAGGGCGGCATCCTGCAATCGATCAGCTGGACGCTTTATGAAGCCGTCACCTTCGATCGCACTCGTATTACCAGCACTGATTGGTCGAGTTATCCGATACTGCGCTTCGGCAGCGTCCCAGAAAGCGTCGAGGTGCATGTTCTCGATCGGCCCGGTCAGCCCTTC
- a CDS encoding (2Fe-2S)-binding protein gives MTSLKVNGQTHEVESEPDTPLLYVLRNDLGLNAAKFGCGLGQCGACTVMVDGQAVLSCVTPIVVVEGKEIVTVEGLGTAEKPGPLQAAFIEKQAAQCGYCIAGMMMSAAVLLKQNATPSDEEIRSALRTNLCRCGTHMRILAAIRRAGELMEASGLVGAKRSAG, from the coding sequence ATGACAAGCCTTAAGGTCAATGGACAGACCCACGAGGTCGAAAGCGAGCCCGACACGCCACTACTTTACGTGCTTCGCAATGATCTTGGACTCAACGCCGCAAAATTTGGTTGCGGCCTAGGCCAATGCGGCGCCTGCACCGTCATGGTCGACGGCCAGGCGGTACTTTCGTGCGTGACGCCGATCGTCGTGGTCGAAGGCAAGGAAATCGTCACCGTGGAAGGGCTTGGAACAGCCGAAAAGCCCGGACCGCTGCAGGCGGCCTTCATCGAGAAACAGGCGGCCCAATGCGGCTACTGCATTGCCGGCATGATGATGAGCGCAGCGGTGCTTCTGAAGCAGAATGCGACGCCGAGCGATGAGGAAATCAGATCGGCGTTACGGACCAATCTCTGTCGCTGCGGCACGCATATGCGCATCCTTGCCGCCATCAGGCGCGCGGGTGAACTGATGGAAGCTTCCGGGCTTGTGGGCGCCAAAAGGAGTGCCGGATGA
- a CDS encoding c-type cytochrome produces MRAIRLLSTILTLFIVFGLAFFFLAWRPEIEARNASQAGPFDNALIAKGASLAAVGNCIACHTVPGKQAFSGGLKLPTPFGTIYSTNITPDDETGIGRWSEAAFKRAMREGVDRKGDHLYPAFPYDHFTRVTDEDNKALYAFLMTRTPVRASSPRNELPYLLHVRPILAAWKLVFFDQGAFAPDPNKSEEWNRGAYLAEGLGHCGACHTPRNAFGAEERGKHFGGGEAEGWQAYAINAQNPSPIPWDKESLAFYLRHGYHVFHGVSRGPMAEVTGNLGVLPDSDINAIAAYVASIMGEPSAERLQWAEKLKKQFLPEQDGVVTAAIDENKASAELTAHPGAAIYGAACATCHESGRAAPFGGLNFNLSTAVNAPNPQNIVNVVLFGLPPADGEPSAVMPGFAGALNDQQIADLLDFMRQRFTTRGPWPDLLERVNRTRSGEYFVAVRPSDGIERAPSNVGAKEPR; encoded by the coding sequence ATGCGAGCCATCAGACTGCTGTCGACGATCCTCACCCTCTTCATCGTTTTCGGTCTCGCATTCTTTTTTCTTGCCTGGCGCCCCGAAATCGAGGCCCGAAATGCCTCGCAGGCCGGGCCTTTCGATAACGCATTGATCGCCAAGGGAGCCAGCCTCGCAGCGGTTGGAAACTGCATTGCCTGTCATACGGTCCCGGGAAAGCAGGCCTTTTCGGGGGGCCTCAAACTGCCGACACCTTTCGGTACCATTTATTCGACGAACATCACACCGGACGATGAAACCGGTATCGGGCGCTGGAGCGAGGCTGCCTTCAAGCGGGCCATGCGTGAAGGAGTAGACCGAAAAGGCGATCATCTTTATCCGGCATTTCCCTATGATCATTTCACCCGCGTCACCGACGAGGACAACAAGGCCCTCTATGCCTTCTTGATGACGCGCACGCCCGTCAGGGCGAGTTCGCCCCGAAACGAGCTGCCGTACCTCCTGCATGTCCGCCCCATTCTTGCCGCCTGGAAACTGGTCTTCTTCGACCAGGGCGCTTTCGCGCCTGATCCGAACAAAAGCGAGGAATGGAACCGCGGTGCCTATCTTGCCGAAGGCCTCGGTCACTGCGGGGCTTGCCACACGCCTCGCAACGCCTTTGGTGCCGAGGAGCGCGGCAAGCACTTCGGCGGCGGCGAGGCGGAAGGCTGGCAGGCTTATGCGATCAATGCGCAAAACCCCTCGCCGATCCCGTGGGACAAGGAGTCGCTCGCGTTCTATCTGCGTCATGGCTACCATGTCTTCCACGGCGTCTCGCGCGGTCCGATGGCTGAGGTCACCGGCAATCTCGGGGTCCTTCCCGACAGCGATATCAACGCCATCGCTGCCTATGTCGCCTCGATCATGGGCGAACCGTCTGCCGAACGCCTTCAATGGGCCGAAAAGCTGAAAAAGCAGTTCCTTCCCGAGCAGGATGGCGTGGTGACGGCGGCGATTGACGAGAACAAGGCGTCGGCCGAACTTACCGCTCACCCGGGTGCAGCCATCTATGGTGCGGCTTGTGCGACCTGTCATGAGTCCGGTCGCGCTGCGCCCTTCGGGGGGCTGAATTTCAATCTCAGCACCGCCGTCAACGCGCCCAATCCGCAAAACATCGTCAATGTCGTGCTTTTCGGCCTGCCACCTGCCGACGGTGAGCCAAGTGCCGTGATGCCGGGTTTTGCCGGGGCACTGAACGACCAGCAGATCGCCGACCTGCTCGATTTCATGCGGCAGCGCTTTACGACGCGCGGTCCTTGGCCCGATCTGCTGGAACGGGTCAACCGCACACGCTCCGGTGAATATTTTGTCGCCGTCCGCCCCTCGGACGGAATTGAACGAGCGCCCTCCAATGTCGGCGCGAAGGAGCCGAGATGA
- a CDS encoding DUF2934 domain-containing protein: MVYNKDDWISQRAYAIWEEEGCPFGRETENWQQAAAEFEQLQMTKASIDGTDLIAMLRVTGRLMRESDKDRARIVQERSTIAKP, translated from the coding sequence ATGGTTTACAACAAGGACGATTGGATCAGCCAGCGCGCATACGCCATTTGGGAGGAGGAAGGATGCCCCTTTGGGCGCGAGACCGAAAACTGGCAGCAGGCGGCGGCCGAGTTCGAACAGCTCCAAATGACAAAGGCGTCCATCGACGGAACCGACCTCATCGCGATGCTGCGCGTCACCGGTCGCCTTATGCGCGAGAGCGACAAAGACCGGGCTCGGATCGTTCAGGAGCGCTCAACCATCGCCAAGCCTTAA
- a CDS encoding VOC family protein has product MLKSFEHIGMTVSDMDRAVAFYCGLLGLRLHLRKAMPDGSQVAFLDAGGGMLEVFAPAGGAVRASDVPEGTAGLRHLTFLFASVAETFARLEAAGVEVKERPRLAYNSEVLHKVAFLRDPDGILIELAERSIEAGNSTI; this is encoded by the coding sequence ATGCTGAAATCCTTTGAACATATCGGCATGACTGTCAGCGACATGGACCGCGCCGTTGCCTTTTATTGCGGCCTGCTTGGCCTTCGGCTGCATCTGCGCAAGGCGATGCCGGATGGCTCGCAGGTTGCTTTTCTCGATGCCGGAGGCGGTATGCTGGAAGTCTTTGCGCCTGCAGGCGGGGCAGTGCGGGCAAGCGACGTTCCCGAGGGTACTGCCGGTCTTCGCCATCTCACGTTCCTGTTCGCCAGCGTCGCTGAAACCTTCGCAAGGCTCGAAGCCGCCGGGGTTGAAGTGAAGGAGCGCCCGCGCCTTGCTTACAATTCCGAGGTTCTGCACAAGGTCGCTTTTCTGCGCGATCCCGACGGCATCCTCATCGAGCTCGCCGAGCGGTCAATCGAGGCAGGCAACAGCACTATCTGA
- a CDS encoding ThuA domain-containing protein, with translation MRKAIIVWGGWQGHEPEACAATVGELLREDGFSVDITGDLDIFGSPVIANADLLVPIITGEQLEKAHANALVTAVRDGLGLGGHHGALATSFKESAPFRYVCGVTWVSHPGNIIDFRVNVSRQNDPLMQGIPDFDYHSEQYYLHYDPSVEILATTTFTGEYDEAARNVIMPVVFKRHFGAGRVFYSALGHVAAEFDHPYMRLILRRGLAWAARR, from the coding sequence ATGCGCAAAGCGATCATCGTTTGGGGCGGCTGGCAGGGCCACGAACCTGAAGCATGCGCAGCCACCGTCGGAGAACTTTTGCGCGAGGACGGCTTTTCGGTGGATATTACCGGCGATCTCGACATCTTCGGCTCGCCGGTAATTGCCAATGCCGATCTTCTCGTTCCGATCATCACCGGGGAGCAGTTGGAAAAGGCGCATGCCAACGCGCTGGTCACGGCTGTTCGTGACGGTCTTGGCCTCGGCGGCCACCACGGTGCACTCGCGACATCCTTCAAGGAAAGTGCTCCGTTCCGCTATGTTTGCGGCGTCACCTGGGTCTCTCATCCTGGCAACATCATCGACTTCCGTGTGAACGTCAGCCGACAAAACGATCCGCTGATGCAAGGCATTCCGGACTTCGACTACCACTCGGAGCAGTATTACCTGCACTACGATCCGTCCGTTGAAATTCTGGCGACCACCACGTTCACCGGCGAATATGACGAGGCGGCCCGCAATGTCATCATGCCGGTGGTCTTCAAGCGGCACTTTGGCGCGGGCCGCGTCTTTTATTCGGCACTCGGCCATGTCGCAGCCGAATTCGACCATCCCTACATGCGACTTATTCTTCGCCGCGGTCTTGCCTGGGCTGCACGCCGCTAA
- a CDS encoding GntR family transcriptional regulator: MADVSMGQPEIENSKDVTDLVLQDILAGVLLPGTWLKQIDLERRYNCTRPEVRRALDRLAQKRLVEHVPNRGYHVYAPDGRRAREVSEIRIILETAIADTIVENASADDLDILRKLAIHFDRMVLDGTMLDLYEANLAFHRQLLVLGGNQELVDLITEIRQRTPSAPVAQWRTRARIEQSGCEHHLMIEAIQLKDAEELKRLVRQHIVQS, encoded by the coding sequence ATGGCAGACGTTTCGATGGGGCAGCCGGAGATCGAAAATTCGAAGGACGTGACCGACCTTGTCCTCCAGGATATCCTGGCGGGCGTGCTTCTACCTGGCACATGGCTGAAGCAGATCGATCTTGAACGACGCTACAACTGCACCCGCCCGGAAGTACGCCGTGCGCTCGATCGCCTTGCCCAGAAGCGGCTGGTCGAGCATGTCCCCAATCGCGGCTACCACGTCTACGCGCCCGACGGCCGCCGTGCCAGGGAGGTCAGCGAAATCCGCATCATTCTTGAGACGGCGATTGCCGATACGATCGTGGAAAATGCCTCTGCCGACGATCTCGATATCCTGCGGAAGCTGGCGATCCATTTCGACCGCATGGTCCTTGATGGTACGATGCTGGACCTTTACGAAGCCAATCTGGCCTTTCACAGGCAACTTCTGGTTCTTGGCGGCAATCAGGAACTGGTCGACCTCATTACCGAAATTCGCCAGCGAACCCCGTCAGCGCCCGTCGCTCAATGGCGAACGCGCGCCCGCATCGAACAGTCCGGCTGCGAACATCACTTGATGATCGAAGCCATTCAGCTCAAGGATGCAGAAGAGCTCAAGCGACTGGTGAGGCAGCATATCGTTCAGAGCTGA
- a CDS encoding M20 family metallopeptidase encodes MKNSDSVWDIVEGKREIFFALSDLIWDLPETNYQEYRSADEHARLLQQEGFRVERGLAGLPTAVMGEAGEGGPVIAILGEFDALPGLSQVAGLAEEREAVAGGNGHGCGHNLLGAGSMLAAAAVKDFLAQNGLKGRVRYYGCPAEEGGSSKGFMVRAGVFDDVDVAISWHPAAFAGVNNPISLACNELNFHFTGRASHASATPHLGRSALDAVELMNVGVNYMREHMPSTARIHYAVTDTGGAAPNVVQARATVRYLIRARTLPELLSLVARVKKVAEGAALMTETSVRSEILSGDANLIGNTPLEERMFAHLQRLGPPVFDESDRQTARTFQQTMSAEDIAASYNRFGLKANKDQPLCEEIVPLYSGDGSIVGSTDVGSVSWVVPTVQMRGATYAIGTPGHSWQLVAQGKLPAAHKGTEHAAKVMASTAVDLILDPSLIDAAKADLKARLDGTPFVNPIPDDVEPPLPEKRHG; translated from the coding sequence ATGAAAAACTCAGACAGCGTGTGGGACATCGTCGAAGGCAAGCGCGAAATCTTCTTTGCGCTCAGCGATCTGATCTGGGATCTGCCGGAAACGAACTATCAGGAGTATCGATCGGCAGACGAACATGCGCGGCTCCTGCAACAGGAAGGCTTTCGCGTCGAACGCGGCCTTGCCGGCCTGCCGACAGCGGTCATGGGAGAGGCCGGCGAGGGCGGACCGGTCATTGCAATTCTCGGCGAGTTCGATGCGCTGCCGGGCCTCAGCCAGGTTGCAGGCCTTGCCGAAGAGCGCGAAGCGGTCGCCGGCGGCAATGGCCATGGTTGCGGTCACAATCTTCTGGGTGCCGGCTCGATGCTCGCGGCCGCCGCGGTCAAGGATTTCCTTGCACAGAACGGTCTGAAAGGACGCGTGCGCTATTATGGCTGCCCGGCCGAAGAAGGCGGCTCCTCCAAGGGCTTTATGGTGCGCGCCGGCGTCTTCGATGACGTCGATGTCGCCATTTCGTGGCATCCGGCTGCCTTTGCCGGCGTCAACAATCCGATCTCGCTTGCCTGCAACGAACTCAACTTCCATTTCACAGGCCGCGCCTCGCATGCCTCCGCGACACCGCACCTTGGCCGCAGTGCGCTCGATGCCGTCGAGCTGATGAATGTCGGCGTCAATTACATGCGAGAGCATATGCCATCGACAGCCCGCATTCATTACGCCGTTACCGATACCGGAGGTGCTGCCCCGAACGTCGTCCAGGCCCGCGCGACTGTTCGTTATCTCATCCGCGCCCGCACTCTGCCCGAACTTTTGTCGCTTGTCGCACGCGTCAAGAAAGTCGCCGAGGGGGCGGCGCTGATGACCGAGACGTCGGTCCGCAGCGAGATCCTCAGCGGCGACGCGAACCTGATCGGCAATACCCCCCTGGAGGAACGCATGTTTGCCCATCTCCAGCGTCTCGGCCCTCCGGTCTTCGACGAAAGTGACCGGCAGACCGCCCGCACGTTCCAGCAGACGATGAGCGCGGAGGATATTGCTGCTTCCTATAATCGCTTCGGCTTGAAAGCCAATAAGGATCAACCGCTTTGCGAGGAGATCGTGCCGCTTTATTCCGGAGACGGCTCGATTGTCGGCTCGACCGATGTCGGCAGCGTGAGCTGGGTCGTTCCGACCGTGCAGATGCGCGGCGCGACCTATGCGATCGGGACACCCGGCCATTCCTGGCAGCTGGTTGCGCAGGGCAAGCTTCCGGCTGCCCATAAGGGCACCGAACATGCAGCAAAGGTGATGGCAAGCACGGCCGTTGATCTGATCTTGGACCCCTCGCTCATCGATGCCGCCAAGGCCGATCTCAAAGCCCGCCTCGACGGGACACCCTTCGTCAATCCCATCCCGGATGACGTTGAGCCGCCGCTGCCGGAAAAACGACATGGCTGA